In Clostridium butyricum, the genomic stretch AAAATTAATTATTACAACATTATGCTTTTTGATAAATATTTATATATGCAATATAAGGATACTGATTTTTCTATAAGAGATATTAGGGAAATTCATATTCAGGAATTTCTTGATTTTTCATATAATGTAATGAAAAATAAACCTATTACAATCAATCAGAAACTTGTTTCATTAAGAATGATAATGAAATATATTTGTAAATATTATAATGTTCTTCCTTATAATATTGCACTTATGGTTCCAAAATTAAAAATAGATTCTGTTAAACCAACATCAATAAGTTATAGTGATATAAAAAAGATTTTGTCTATTTTGAGAGAGAAAAATTATGGAATACGTGATGTATGTATATGTAAAATTATTATGACAACAGGTATGAAAATAACAAGTGTTTTTAATATGAAGGTAAATGATGTAGATCTTAATAATAGACTATTAAAATATGATAATCTTGGGAAGGAGTTTTTCTATCCTATTCAAGATACATTGTATAATGATTTATGTAGTTATATGGATTTCAGAAGTTCTATAAATCCTAAATGTAATAATTTGTTTGTTAATTCATCTGGCAAACCTAAGAATATAAGATCATTTCAAATAGCCTTTAGAAATGCTGTTATTAAAGCTGATCTTGATGAAGCATATACAGCACAAAATTTAAGAGCAAGTTTTTTATATGAAATGGGACGAATTCTTAATGATGAAAATGAACTTAGTGAGCTTACTGATCAAAAAATTGTAAAGCAATATATCGCTCTAAAGGAAAATCATTTTAATGATATTATTTAATATGTATTCTCCACTGAATATGTTTTTTCTAAATAAAAATATATAATGCTAATAAAATAAAAGCAATAGTAATTAGTTATTAAAAATACTCAATTACTATTGCTTTTATTTATGTTAACTAAAATGAATTTAACAATATTCAAGTATTTTAGTTAATTTTTTTTATATTATACTTTTTCTTTAAAGCTTCTATTTCTGCAATAAGAGAATCCTTATATTCAATTGGAACTTTTATTGTTATGCTTCCTAATTCTTCTTCAGTTAAAAGTGAGGATAATTTACTTTTGTTAACTACTCCGCTTTCACTGTCACAAGCAGATTTTATTTTTGAATAATTTTTATTCAAAATTGAAATATCAAAATTATTTATAATGTAATCTTGATCTTCAGGCATTAGTTTAGAAATAGCAACACCTGCTTTAATGCTTAATTTAGCATTATCTACGGCATTTTGAGCAGTTTCAGTTAAGTTGCCTAGAGACTTATAAGATATAAGCTGTCTGCTTGTAATTTGATATTCATCGGCTATAACTGAGTTAATATCAAATTTAAGCTTTTTCTCTAAAGAGTCTTTCTTTAATTTTCTATATTTGAAGTTTATTGAGCGAGCTTTTTGAATCGTAGTAAGTTGTCTTTGAACCCAGTTTGTATCTACTATAATTTCTTTGGCTTCTTCTTCAGATAAATTCTTGTCTTTAATTACTGCATGAATTTTAGAATATTTTTCTGAATCTTGGTTTTCACATAATATTTTATATGCATGAACTCTATTATGTCCACTTAATATCATGTATTTACCACTATCATCTTTTTTCCATACGATAACAGGTTCTTGAAGACCTATACTTATAATACTTTCAATTAATTCTTGCATTTTTCCAGCTGGAAGTCTGTCATAGAAATTCCAATCATCTGGTGCACTATATAAATCATCTATATTAACAAGAACGGAATCAAGACCACTTGAAGCATTAACTAAATGATTTACTATACTATCTGTATAATTAGGTGCATCAGAAGTATGTGATATGTCATTGTCAACATGTGTTTCATTTGTATTGCTGCTAAAAAAGCTTGATGCAATTCCTGATGATTTTTTTTCAGTATTTCTATTTGTTCGTAAATTAAAAGTACTATTGTTATTTTTTTTAACCATAAGTTTATATTATTCTCCTATTAAAACTCTAATAATTTTAATTGATCAGATTATACTTTAGTAATAAAATTATAATCTAAATTATCTAAGTCAACAAATTTTAAGTTACTATTTTATTATTTTTAGTATTTCTTTTGTAAGTAACCTGAATTCATTAGATATTCGGCAGTTACTGTTGTATGCAAGTACTGGCATACTTCCAACTTGAGCGTTTTCGATATTTGTATCAACTCTTATTATGCTTTCTAATAATATATCTCCATAGTTTTCTTCTAGCCATTCTTGACTTTTTTTAGTTATGCTTTTTCTTGAGTCATAATTGTTGATTACAAGCTTATAATCAATAAAATTTGGATTGAATTGTTTTGCATCATCAATAAAGTTTAATAAGATTCCTACTCCCTCTAAACCAAATGCGCCAAGTTGAACAGGTACTATACAATAATTAGTTACATTTATAACATTAAAGTTAAGTATTGAAAGACTTGGATTAGTATCAATAACAACAAAATCATAAAGTCCTTCATTTATTGTATTAGTTAAAATTCTTTTAAGTATGTATTCTCTAGCATTTTTAGTAAACATAAGCATATCTATTGCAGATAATGCTGTATTGTAAACTACAAAATCCAAATTTTCATATTGGCTATTGATTATACAATCCTTTAAATCTAATTCGTTTTTTAATGCAATTGCAAGGTTTTTTTCTTCGTCAGTTTCAAGATTAAAAGAATGTGTAAGGTTTCCTTGCATGTCAGCATCTATACATAATACTTTATAACCAAGCTCTGCAAGACAGAATGAAACCGAACTTGTAACAGAAGTTTTGCCGACTCCACCTTTATTACTCATAACTGAAACTACTTTAGTGTCTCTGAAGTTTTCCATATATATTTCATTTATATCTAATTTTAGATAAGTGCAGATTTTATTTAGTGAACTCTTTTTTGGAATAAAATCTCCAGATTCCATTTTTTTATATTCTTCTAATTGAATATTTAATTCATCACAAATTTGTTTTTGTGTTATATCAAGTTCATTTCGTTTATCTTTTATTAATTTGTAATATAATTTGCCTTTCAAATATAATCACTCCTCTAATGTATATATTACCATAAACTAAGAGGAAATTTAATGTTTTAATATTCACTTATTCATATTATTTTATAAATTATTTTCAAAAATGAAATTTATAAAACATAGTTTTAGAGTTATTTAGAAAAATATTCATATATGCAATATTTTCATGTATGAAATAGAAAATTACAATTAATTAGTAAGTTAATTTATTTATAATTATATCCTTTAGTTATATTTTTTAATCATATAAACCTTT encodes the following:
- a CDS encoding tyrosine-type recombinase/integrase, which produces MNITKKQFEEFPKVDYIFGEYMYKYKMHMDKEYRCFSKDDTFIDVKKIKAWQHSYKINYYNIMLFDKYLYMQYKDTDFSIRDIREIHIQEFLDFSYNVMKNKPITINQKLVSLRMIMKYICKYYNVLPYNIALMVPKLKIDSVKPTSISYSDIKKILSILREKNYGIRDVCICKIIMTTGMKITSVFNMKVNDVDLNNRLLKYDNLGKEFFYPIQDTLYNDLCSYMDFRSSINPKCNNLFVNSSGKPKNIRSFQIAFRNAVIKADLDEAYTAQNLRASFLYEMGRILNDENELSELTDQKIVKQYIALKENHFNDII
- a CDS encoding ParB/RepB/Spo0J family partition protein, producing MVKKNNNSTFNLRTNRNTEKKSSGIASSFFSSNTNETHVDNDISHTSDAPNYTDSIVNHLVNASSGLDSVLVNIDDLYSAPDDWNFYDRLPAGKMQELIESIISIGLQEPVIVWKKDDSGKYMILSGHNRVHAYKILCENQDSEKYSKIHAVIKDKNLSEEEAKEIIVDTNWVQRQLTTIQKARSINFKYRKLKKDSLEKKLKFDINSVIADEYQITSRQLISYKSLGNLTETAQNAVDNAKLSIKAGVAISKLMPEDQDYIINNFDISILNKNYSKIKSACDSESGVVNKSKLSSLLTEEELGSITIKVPIEYKDSLIAEIEALKKKYNIKKIN
- a CDS encoding AAA family ATPase: MKGKLYYKLIKDKRNELDITQKQICDELNIQLEEYKKMESGDFIPKKSSLNKICTYLKLDINEIYMENFRDTKVVSVMSNKGGVGKTSVTSSVSFCLAELGYKVLCIDADMQGNLTHSFNLETDEEKNLAIALKNELDLKDCIINSQYENLDFVVYNTALSAIDMLMFTKNAREYILKRILTNTINEGLYDFVVIDTNPSLSILNFNVINVTNYCIVPVQLGAFGLEGVGILLNFIDDAKQFNPNFIDYKLVINNYDSRKSITKKSQEWLEENYGDILLESIIRVDTNIENAQVGSMPVLAYNSNCRISNEFRLLTKEILKIIK